One stretch of Sandaracinaceae bacterium DNA includes these proteins:
- a CDS encoding F0F1 ATP synthase subunit alpha: protein MQLRAEEISNIIKQQIANYDKAVDVVETGTVLTVGDGIARVHGLESAMAGELVEFPGGLLGMILNLETDNVGVALLGNSRSIREGDTVKRTGRIVEVPVGKELVGRVVNSLGQPIDGKGPIEAKLTRRIELKAPGIIGRQPVTEPMQTGLKAIDAMVPVGRGQRELIIGDRQTGKTAVAIDAIINQKGQNMFCVYVAIGQKQSTVSNVVEKLRAAGALEYTIVVVSGASEAAPLQFIAPYTGVTMGEYFRDNGMHALCIYDDLSKQAVAYRELSLLLRRPPGREAYPGDVFYVHSRLLERAAKMAEEWAVFDKDEEPTRAGREVFMGGEAKHEAEKAAKAAGGTKVAKKIPDSGGSLTALPIIETQGGDVSAYIPTNVISITDGQIFLESDLFNSGVRPAINVGISVSRVGGNAQIKAMKQVAGTLRLELAQFRAMQAFAQFASDLDAATQQQLARGERLTELLKQGQYQPVPVAEQVVAIFAGTHGYLDKLPLHAIKRFESELLSWLKSERKSILETISSKGKIDGDLEKEIESALEAFSATFEAGKK from the coding sequence ATGCAGCTTCGCGCCGAAGAAATCTCGAACATCATCAAGCAGCAGATCGCCAACTACGACAAGGCGGTCGACGTCGTGGAGACCGGCACGGTGCTCACGGTCGGTGACGGCATCGCGCGCGTCCACGGCCTCGAGAGCGCGATGGCCGGCGAGCTCGTCGAGTTCCCCGGCGGGTTGTTGGGCATGATCCTCAACCTCGAGACGGACAACGTGGGTGTGGCCCTGCTCGGCAACTCGCGCTCCATTCGCGAGGGCGACACGGTCAAGCGCACCGGCCGCATCGTCGAGGTTCCGGTCGGCAAGGAGCTGGTCGGTCGCGTGGTGAACTCGCTCGGCCAGCCCATCGACGGCAAGGGCCCGATCGAGGCCAAGCTCACGCGCCGCATCGAGCTGAAGGCGCCCGGCATCATCGGCCGCCAGCCGGTGACCGAGCCCATGCAGACGGGCCTCAAGGCCATCGACGCCATGGTGCCGGTGGGTCGCGGTCAGCGCGAGCTCATCATCGGCGACCGCCAGACGGGCAAGACCGCCGTCGCCATCGACGCGATCATCAACCAAAAGGGGCAGAACATGTTCTGCGTCTACGTGGCGATCGGTCAGAAGCAGTCGACCGTGTCGAACGTGGTCGAGAAGCTCCGCGCCGCCGGCGCGCTCGAGTACACCATCGTGGTGGTGTCCGGCGCCTCCGAGGCCGCCCCGCTGCAGTTCATCGCGCCCTACACCGGCGTGACCATGGGCGAGTACTTCCGTGACAACGGCATGCACGCGCTCTGCATCTACGACGACCTCTCGAAGCAGGCCGTGGCCTACCGCGAGCTCTCGCTGCTCCTCCGCCGCCCGCCGGGCCGCGAGGCGTACCCGGGTGACGTGTTCTACGTGCACAGCCGCCTGCTGGAGCGCGCCGCCAAGATGGCCGAAGAGTGGGCCGTTTTCGACAAGGACGAGGAGCCCACGCGCGCTGGCCGTGAGGTCTTCATGGGCGGCGAGGCCAAGCACGAGGCCGAGAAGGCCGCCAAGGCCGCTGGCGGCACCAAGGTCGCCAAGAAGATCCCGGACTCGGGCGGCTCGCTCACCGCGCTCCCCATCATCGAGACGCAGGGCGGCGACGTGTCGGCCTACATCCCGACGAACGTCATCTCCATCACGGACGGCCAGATCTTCCTCGAGTCCGACCTCTTCAACTCGGGTGTGCGCCCGGCCATCAACGTGGGTATCTCCGTGTCCCGCGTCGGCGGTAACGCGCAGATCAAGGCCATGAAGCAGGTGGCCGGCACGCTGCGCCTCGAGCTGGCTCAGTTCCGCGCCATGCAGGCCTTCGCGCAGTTCGCGTCGGACCTGGACGCCGCCACCCAGCAGCAGCTTGCGCGCGGTGAGCGCCTCACCGAGCTCCTGAAGCAGGGCCAGTACCAGCCGGTCCCCGTGGCCGAGCAGGTGGTCGCCATCTTCGCGGGCACGCACGGTTACCTGGACAAGCTCCCGCTCCACGCCATCAAGCGCTTCGAGTCCGAGCTGCTCTCGTGGCTGAAGTCCGAGCGCAAGTCCATCCTCGAGACCATCTCGAGCAAGGGCAAGATCGACGGCGACCTCGAGAAGGAAATCGAGAGCGCGCTCGAGGCCTTCTCCGCCACGTTCGAAGCCGGAAAGAAGTAA
- a CDS encoding gamma-glutamylcyclotransferase, with protein MSRALPRFVPLSASELAQAQPSTVLFLGDVRVEQGPEGAAARLVQATGGTLPGRLESGAAAGQPTITARAVRGDGTVLDVSLGPLLGGVSSPPVAGVFVYGTLMHGEEREGAIRSVLPSVAPVDGWVTGALVHLGAWPGLVGGEGRVHGELFLTPELAPLLAVLDPIEDFTGFHTLPTEYVRVVLPVATVSGRVWAWGYRYVGDITHALPIPGGRWRDAPRRLGNARRS; from the coding sequence GTGTCGCGTGCCCTGCCCCGCTTCGTGCCCCTCTCCGCGAGCGAGCTCGCGCAGGCCCAGCCGAGCACCGTCCTGTTCCTGGGCGACGTCCGCGTGGAGCAGGGTCCCGAGGGCGCAGCTGCGCGGCTGGTCCAGGCCACGGGCGGCACACTGCCAGGCCGCTTGGAGTCAGGAGCGGCCGCCGGTCAGCCCACCATCACGGCGCGCGCGGTGCGTGGCGACGGAACAGTGCTGGACGTGTCGCTCGGGCCGCTGCTGGGCGGCGTGTCGTCCCCTCCCGTCGCCGGCGTGTTCGTCTACGGCACGCTGATGCACGGCGAAGAGCGCGAAGGAGCCATCCGCAGCGTGCTGCCATCCGTCGCCCCGGTCGACGGATGGGTGACGGGCGCGCTCGTCCACTTGGGCGCCTGGCCCGGCCTCGTCGGCGGCGAGGGTCGCGTCCACGGGGAGCTGTTCCTCACCCCGGAGCTCGCACCGCTGCTGGCCGTGTTGGACCCCATCGAGGACTTCACGGGGTTCCACACGCTGCCCACCGAGTACGTGCGCGTGGTGCTCCCCGTGGCCACGGTCAGCGGGCGAGTGTGGGCTTGGGGCTATCGCTACGTCGGCGACATCACCCACGCTCTCCCCATCCCCGGTGGCCGCTGGCGCGACGCACCACGCCGCCTGGGGAATGCACGCCGCTCGTGA
- a CDS encoding AAA family ATPase codes for MSGPRAVLRAADSATRVARPSVSSDAETMAEPVGPRIDTPVCDLEFFGHTLAQILDALEYLHQRGVVHQDLKPSNILVEPNGDVRILDFGLAQRIGQSTRLHSERSVIGTPPYMAPELWIGASATPESDLFALGCVMFQLLSGQLPVADKWVNVPQAPRLENVVADVPREIADICHRLLARHADERPSIAEIRGALGFARQHTAESMSGHPLVGRSREREVLQSALARVCDGASVVALVQGGSGLGKSALVHSCFDEPQGGRDVLVLRGRCYERESVPYKAFDGMIDALAVRLSTYDEHEFARVLPPWFDELTQVFPVLARHGRARASDGTTVPALELRRRVLEALYQLLVKLAGQQPLVLEIDDLQWADADSLSLLWKLLHGAPPRLLLALSLRPKEAAESADAARFLTTVGELPASRAVFLELGPLSAAEAEDLARLTLRSLGLPETLAGAIAAESGGVPFFLEELALSATQQRGSDPRTVRLDDALAQRAQALPGPERALVEVLAVANNPIPRTVACRAAGLDGNVPRVLSALHRAHFVQSAGVRAGDRVGIYHDRMRESVLAQLSSERTAALHLALGRSLSTLVEEAAPGAWLFDAVRHLAAAGSLLSEPQERIAAARMHLLAGRQARQAASFPLALRCFEDGIALLPDDCWTSDYETSLGLHAGAAEAAYLNAAWAVMDERIAQVKANSRTLLDQMTAWVVQIDALAGRHEYIAAIDAGLAVLGLLGVHLPRDPDEASVGAAFGRALEDLTRVGQEGLAALPDARDPQVLAAMRIQVRLCPVAFFAQQRLLALMACNLVTTSIEKGLSTATPNALALFGLILNSAGMFPVSHGWGQLAIKLLDRWEDRSLEAATRHVVFNFVCPWIVPLRSVVVSSRAVFDLAQRTGDFEYGSYAAHMSTYMAFAAGQSLAPLCDDALWLGQQIRSFGQINAIHLHAPFEQLLKGLTGAKPEPWNLDDERFSEAAALAAAEATDARGSICVHRVAMGMARFYFGRPREASMHLEIARAHLDAVPSCWMVPLCHQFAALSAAAAWDELSDAERAHIRPRIEESLSALRELSGQAPINFAHRVLLVEGELHRLDGDLQGAHRAFEEALTQSVANAWVVETVTAHELLERSLRLLGRPEEAAHHHAAARTTCAAWGARAKLDHAS; via the coding sequence GTGAGCGGCCCTCGCGCGGTGCTCCGAGCGGCCGACTCCGCGACCCGGGTGGCGAGGCCGAGTGTCAGCTCGGACGCCGAGACGATGGCCGAGCCCGTGGGACCGAGGATCGACACGCCGGTGTGCGACCTCGAATTCTTCGGCCACACGCTGGCGCAGATCCTGGATGCGCTCGAGTACCTGCACCAGCGCGGCGTGGTCCACCAGGACCTGAAGCCCAGCAACATCCTGGTGGAGCCCAACGGCGACGTCCGCATCCTGGACTTCGGGCTCGCACAGCGCATCGGCCAGAGCACCCGGCTGCACAGCGAACGCTCGGTGATCGGGACGCCGCCCTACATGGCACCCGAGCTATGGATCGGCGCGTCGGCCACGCCGGAGTCGGACCTGTTCGCCCTCGGGTGCGTGATGTTCCAGCTGCTCAGCGGGCAACTGCCCGTCGCCGACAAGTGGGTCAACGTTCCGCAGGCGCCGCGGCTCGAGAACGTGGTCGCCGACGTCCCGCGCGAGATCGCGGACATCTGCCATCGTCTGTTGGCGCGTCATGCCGACGAGCGCCCCTCCATCGCCGAGATCCGCGGGGCCCTGGGCTTCGCTCGGCAGCACACGGCGGAGAGTATGTCGGGCCACCCCTTGGTGGGGCGCTCGCGCGAGCGCGAGGTGCTCCAGAGCGCGCTCGCGCGCGTGTGCGACGGGGCCAGCGTCGTCGCCCTGGTGCAAGGGGGCTCGGGGCTCGGAAAGAGCGCGCTGGTGCACAGCTGCTTCGACGAGCCGCAGGGTGGACGCGATGTGCTGGTGCTGCGGGGTCGCTGCTACGAGCGGGAGTCGGTTCCGTACAAGGCCTTCGACGGGATGATCGACGCGCTCGCGGTGCGCCTCTCCACGTATGACGAGCACGAGTTCGCGCGGGTCCTCCCTCCCTGGTTCGACGAGCTGACGCAGGTGTTTCCCGTGCTCGCTCGGCATGGCCGTGCGCGGGCGTCGGACGGAACCACGGTGCCCGCGCTCGAGCTCCGTCGGCGCGTCCTCGAGGCGCTCTACCAGCTGTTGGTGAAGCTCGCTGGGCAGCAGCCGCTGGTGCTCGAAATCGACGACCTACAGTGGGCCGACGCGGACAGCCTCTCGCTGCTTTGGAAGCTCCTGCACGGGGCGCCCCCGAGGCTCCTGCTCGCGCTGTCGCTGCGACCCAAAGAGGCCGCGGAGTCCGCGGACGCGGCGCGCTTCCTCACGACCGTGGGCGAACTGCCCGCGAGCCGCGCGGTGTTCCTCGAGCTGGGCCCGCTCTCGGCGGCAGAAGCCGAAGACCTCGCGCGCCTGACACTGCGCTCTCTCGGTCTGCCCGAGACGCTGGCAGGTGCCATTGCCGCCGAGTCGGGGGGTGTCCCCTTCTTCTTGGAAGAGCTCGCTCTCTCCGCCACGCAGCAACGCGGCAGCGACCCGAGGACCGTGCGCCTCGACGATGCCCTCGCGCAGCGGGCGCAGGCGCTGCCGGGTCCAGAGCGGGCGCTGGTCGAGGTGCTGGCTGTGGCCAACAACCCCATCCCCCGTACTGTGGCCTGCCGCGCTGCAGGGCTCGATGGCAATGTGCCCCGTGTGCTCTCCGCGCTGCATCGCGCCCACTTCGTGCAGAGCGCGGGCGTGCGCGCCGGCGATCGCGTGGGCATCTATCACGACCGCATGCGCGAGTCCGTGCTGGCCCAGCTGTCTTCCGAGCGCACGGCCGCCCTGCACCTCGCGCTCGGCCGATCGCTCTCCACCCTGGTCGAGGAGGCAGCGCCAGGTGCTTGGCTCTTCGACGCGGTGCGACACCTCGCAGCCGCCGGGTCGCTGCTGAGTGAACCTCAGGAGCGCATCGCAGCAGCGCGGATGCACCTCTTGGCGGGGCGCCAGGCGCGGCAGGCCGCGTCGTTCCCCCTGGCTCTGCGCTGCTTCGAAGACGGCATCGCGCTCTTACCGGACGACTGCTGGACGAGCGACTACGAGACCAGCTTGGGGCTGCACGCCGGTGCTGCGGAGGCAGCGTATCTCAACGCCGCTTGGGCGGTCATGGACGAGCGCATCGCCCAGGTGAAGGCGAACAGTCGCACCCTGTTGGACCAGATGACGGCCTGGGTGGTGCAGATCGACGCGCTCGCCGGCCGCCATGAGTACATCGCGGCCATCGATGCCGGGCTCGCCGTGCTCGGGCTGCTGGGGGTGCACCTTCCACGCGATCCCGACGAGGCGTCCGTGGGTGCCGCTTTCGGTCGTGCGCTCGAAGACCTGACGCGTGTCGGACAGGAGGGCCTCGCGGCGCTGCCCGACGCGCGCGATCCTCAGGTGCTGGCGGCCATGCGCATTCAGGTACGCCTCTGCCCCGTTGCGTTCTTCGCTCAGCAGCGGCTGCTCGCACTGATGGCCTGCAACCTGGTGACCACGTCCATCGAAAAGGGGCTGTCCACGGCCACGCCCAACGCGCTGGCGTTGTTCGGGCTGATCCTCAACTCGGCCGGCATGTTCCCGGTCTCTCACGGCTGGGGGCAGCTGGCCATCAAGCTGCTCGACCGCTGGGAGGACCGCAGCCTCGAGGCCGCTACGCGCCACGTGGTGTTCAACTTCGTGTGCCCTTGGATCGTGCCGCTGCGCTCCGTGGTGGTCTCGTCGCGCGCGGTCTTCGACCTGGCCCAGCGCACGGGGGACTTCGAATATGGCTCCTATGCGGCGCACATGTCCACGTACATGGCCTTCGCTGCTGGGCAGAGCCTTGCGCCGCTGTGCGATGATGCGCTGTGGCTCGGCCAGCAGATCCGGTCGTTCGGGCAGATCAACGCCATCCACCTGCACGCCCCGTTCGAGCAGCTGCTGAAGGGGCTGACCGGGGCCAAGCCGGAGCCATGGAACCTGGACGACGAGCGCTTCTCGGAGGCTGCTGCCCTGGCTGCCGCCGAGGCCACCGACGCGCGCGGGAGCATCTGTGTGCATCGTGTGGCGATGGGGATGGCGCGCTTCTACTTCGGGCGCCCCCGTGAGGCGTCGATGCACCTCGAGATCGCCCGCGCGCATCTCGACGCGGTGCCCTCCTGTTGGATGGTCCCACTGTGCCATCAGTTCGCGGCGCTCTCGGCCGCAGCCGCGTGGGACGAGCTGAGTGACGCCGAGCGCGCACACATCCGGCCGCGCATCGAAGAGAGTCTCTCCGCCCTGCGTGAACTCTCGGGGCAGGCTCCCATCAACTTTGCTCACCGCGTGCTGCTGGTGGAAGGCGAGCTGCATCGCTTGGACGGTGACCTGCAAGGGGCCCACCGCGCCTTCGAGGAGGCTCTGACACAGTCCGTGGCGAACGCGTGGGTGGTGGAGACCGTCACCGCGCACGAATTGTTGGAGCGCAGCCTACGGCTCCTCGGTCGGCCGGAGGAAGCCGCCCACCATCATGCCGCCGCGCGGACGACGTGTGCCGCGTGGGGGGCCCGCGCCAAGCTCGACCACGCTTCCTGA
- a CDS encoding homoserine dehydrogenase: MTKSIGIGLVGCGVVGTGLLQLLKENASAIEGRLGVPLDVRRIAVRDIGSVRSELVPREKLTTDPMELVNDPEIQVIVEVMGGVERAYEVVRAAILAGKHVVTANKALLAERGAEIWNLAEEQGVDLYYEAAVAGGIPIIRVLREALASERILAIRGIVNGTSNYILSRMTEEGLSFDVALAEAQAAGYAEADPTLDVGGGDACHKIAILATLAFGQRVPADQIPTEGIDRLSPVDITFARRLGFIIKPLAVARVAGDALDLRVHPALVPVEATLATVHGALNAVAIEGALLGPVLMSGPGAGAGPTATSVAGDVLDIARNLECRAHSRVPARGFRRVALSDAKLRDIGDHRGRFYLRLTVDDRPGVLGAVTSALGDNDVSIEQMFQEGGWQRGKRSDTGPVSVVLLTHRATERNVRAALAVIEQHDAIVAPTQLLRIEE, encoded by the coding sequence ATGACCAAGTCGATCGGTATCGGGCTCGTGGGTTGTGGCGTTGTGGGGACGGGGCTCCTCCAGCTGCTGAAGGAGAACGCGTCTGCCATCGAGGGCCGCCTCGGCGTGCCGCTCGACGTGCGCCGCATCGCCGTGCGCGACATCGGGAGCGTGCGCAGCGAGCTGGTGCCGCGCGAGAAGCTCACCACGGACCCGATGGAGCTCGTGAACGACCCCGAGATCCAGGTCATCGTCGAGGTCATGGGCGGCGTCGAGCGGGCGTACGAGGTGGTGCGCGCCGCCATCTTGGCCGGCAAGCACGTGGTCACCGCCAACAAGGCGCTGCTCGCCGAGCGCGGCGCCGAGATCTGGAACCTCGCCGAAGAGCAGGGCGTGGACCTCTACTACGAGGCGGCCGTGGCCGGCGGCATCCCCATCATCCGCGTGCTGCGCGAGGCGCTCGCGTCGGAGCGCATCCTGGCCATCCGCGGCATCGTGAACGGCACCAGCAACTACATCCTCTCGCGCATGACCGAGGAGGGGCTCTCGTTCGACGTGGCCCTCGCCGAGGCGCAGGCCGCGGGCTACGCCGAAGCCGACCCCACGCTCGACGTGGGGGGCGGCGACGCGTGCCACAAGATCGCCATCCTCGCGACGCTGGCCTTCGGGCAGCGCGTGCCGGCCGACCAAATCCCCACCGAGGGCATCGACCGCCTCTCGCCCGTGGACATCACCTTCGCGCGGCGGCTCGGCTTCATCATCAAGCCGCTCGCCGTGGCGCGCGTGGCCGGCGACGCCCTCGACTTGCGCGTGCACCCTGCCCTGGTCCCCGTGGAGGCCACCTTGGCCACCGTGCACGGCGCCCTCAACGCCGTGGCCATCGAAGGCGCGCTCTTGGGCCCCGTGCTCATGAGCGGCCCCGGCGCAGGCGCTGGCCCCACCGCCACCAGCGTGGCGGGCGACGTGCTGGACATCGCGCGCAACCTCGAGTGCCGCGCGCACTCGCGCGTGCCGGCGCGAGGCTTCCGCCGCGTGGCGCTGAGCGACGCCAAGCTGCGCGACATCGGCGACCATCGCGGCCGCTTCTACCTGCGCCTCACGGTGGACGACCGCCCGGGCGTGCTCGGCGCGGTGACCAGCGCCCTGGGCGACAACGACGTGTCCATCGAGCAGATGTTCCAAGAGGGCGGCTGGCAGCGCGGCAAGCGCAGCGACACCGGCCCCGTCTCCGTGGTGCTGCTCACGCACCGCGCCACGGAGCGCAACGTGCGGGCCGCCCTGGCCGTCATCGAACAGCACGACGCCATCGTGGCCCCCACCCAGCTGCTGCGCATCGAGGAGTAG
- the atpG gene encoding ATP synthase F1 subunit gamma produces MANLKEIRKRIGSVKSTQKITRAMKLVAAARLRKAQQAIQELRPYAIKTYEVLSSVAARTNEDEAETMHPLLQRRAEKNVMLVVITSDRGLAGAFNSGITKATDRRWRELEAAGVKVCFAVIGRKGRDHLRRRDADIRHEFTGVFENLSVERAGEIARFIIDEYTSENLDACYLVYNEFKSAISQDVRVESLLPIVPAEVPEGGDVGGDFIYEPGKPELLDRLLPMYVEVEVFRGLLESVASEHGARMTAMDSATNNASDMIDRLTLKYNRARQAAITTELMEIIGGAEALKG; encoded by the coding sequence ATGGCGAACCTCAAAGAGATTCGCAAGCGGATCGGCAGCGTCAAGAGCACGCAGAAGATCACGCGCGCGATGAAGCTGGTGGCCGCCGCGAGGCTCCGCAAGGCGCAGCAGGCCATCCAAGAGCTGCGCCCCTACGCCATCAAGACCTACGAGGTCTTGAGCTCGGTCGCGGCGCGCACCAACGAGGACGAGGCCGAGACCATGCACCCGCTGCTCCAGCGGCGTGCCGAGAAGAACGTCATGCTCGTGGTCATCACGAGCGACCGCGGTCTCGCGGGCGCGTTCAACTCGGGCATCACCAAGGCCACGGACCGCCGCTGGCGCGAGCTCGAGGCGGCGGGCGTGAAGGTCTGCTTCGCGGTCATCGGCCGCAAGGGTCGCGACCACCTGCGTCGCCGTGACGCGGACATCCGCCACGAGTTCACCGGGGTGTTCGAGAACCTCTCGGTCGAGCGCGCCGGAGAGATCGCTCGCTTCATCATCGACGAGTACACCTCCGAGAACCTCGACGCTTGCTACCTCGTCTACAACGAGTTCAAGAGCGCCATCTCGCAGGACGTGCGGGTGGAGTCCCTCCTGCCCATCGTGCCGGCGGAAGTCCCCGAAGGCGGCGACGTCGGTGGCGACTTCATCTACGAGCCCGGCAAGCCCGAGCTGCTGGACCGGCTGCTGCCCATGTACGTCGAGGTCGAGGTGTTCCGCGGCCTGCTCGAGTCCGTGGCCTCCGAGCACGGCGCACGTATGACCGCCATGGACTCCGCCACCAACAACGCCTCCGACATGATCGACCGGCTCACGCTCAAGTACAACCGAGCGCGTCAGGCGGCCATCACCACCGAGCTGATGGAGATCATCGGCGGCGCAGAGGCCCTCAAGGGCTGA